In Musa acuminata AAA Group cultivar baxijiao chromosome BXJ3-9, Cavendish_Baxijiao_AAA, whole genome shotgun sequence, a single genomic region encodes these proteins:
- the LOC135649491 gene encoding endoglucanase 23-like, giving the protein MKPWCLLLLLLGLSWTQASGHDYRDALAKSILFFEGQRSGKLPPEQRAQWRGDSALSDGSEAGVDLTGGYYDAGDNVKFGFPMAFTTTMLSWSVVEFGELMPAEELQNAAVAIRWATDYLLKTVSHPGLVFVQVGNPVRDHSCWERPEDMDTARTVYSVSAERPGSEVVAETAAALAAASMVFRDDDPDYSRELLENAVRAFEFADTYKGAYSDDPGLKAGVCPFYCDFDGYQDELLWGAAWLRRASQNDSFLSYIQNNGKTLGADDNINEFGWDNKHAGLNVLVSKEFIQGQVLSLESYKEFADSFMCTLIPESSSSHIQYTPGGLLYKPGGSNMQHVTSISFLLLTYAKYLSKSSQTVNCGSIQVGPASLQLQAKKQIDYILGDNPMKMSYMVGYGDRYPERIHHRASSLPSVSSHPQFIACKDGSDYYKSPDPNPNPQIGAVVGGPGDDDIYEDDRADFRKSEPTTYINAPLVGALAYFVANPDAGLVLT; this is encoded by the exons ATGAAACcatggtgtcttcttcttctgctactAGGCCTGTCATGGACACAGGCGAGTGGTCATGACTACCGTGATGCATTGGCCAAATCTATACTGTTCTTTGAAGGCCAGAGGTCCGGGAAGCTCCCGCCGGAGCAGCGAGCCCAGTGGCGCGGAGACTCGGCGTTGTCCGATGGCTCCGAGGCCGGGGTCGATCTCACTGGAGGCTACTACGACGCCGGCGACAACGTCAAGTTTGGCTTCCCTATGGCCTTCACCACCACAATGCTGTCATGGAGCGTCGTCGAGTTCGGCGAACTGATGCCGGCCGAGGAGCTCCAGAACGCGGCGGTGGCCATCCGATGGGCCACAGATTACCTGCTGAAGACCGTCTCCCACCCCGGCCTTGTCTTCGTTCAG GTGGGGAATCCTGTGAGAGACCATAGCTGCTGGGAGCGGCCGGAGGACATGGACACGGCGAGGACGGTGTACAGCGTGAGCGCGGAGAGGCCGGGGTCCGAGGTGGTGGCTGAGACGGCGGCCGCATTGGCGGCGGCGTCGATGGTGTTCCGCGACGACGATCCAGACTACTCCAGGGAGCTGTTGGAGAACGCGGTGAGGGCGTTCGAGTTCGCGGACACTTACAAGGGAGCTTACAGTGATGATCCCGGGCTCAAAGCTGGAGTTTGCCCCTTCTACTGTGACTTCGATGGGTATCAG GATGAGTTACTATGGGGAGCAGCATGGCTAAGAAGAGCCTCACAGAATGACTCCTTCCTCAGCTACATCCAAAACAATGGTAAAACTCTTGGAGCAGATGACAACATCAATGAGTTTGGGTGGGACAACAAGCATGCCGGCCTCAATGTCTTGGTCTCCAAG GAGTTCATACAAGGACAAGTGCTGTCTCtggagtcctataaggagtttGCCGACAGCTTTATGTGCACACTCATACCAGAGTCCTCTTCCTCACACATCCAATACACCCCTGGTGGGCTGCTCTACAAGCCCGGAGGCAGCAACATGCAGCACGTCACCTCCATTTCCTTCCTGCTTCTAACCTACGCCAAGTACCTCTCTAAGTCATCACAGACTGTGAACTGTGGTAGCATTCAGGTTGGCCCAGCCTCCCTTCAGCTTCAAGCCAAGAAGCAG ATCGACTACATTTTAGGGGATAATCCTATGAAGATGTCGTACATGGTTGGATATGGGGATCGATATCCGGAAAGGATTCACCACAGGGCTTCTTCGCTGCCATCAGTCTCAAGCCACCCTCAGTTCATCGCATGCAAGGATGGATCAGATTACTACAAGTCCCCCGACCCTAACCCTAATCCTCAAATCGGAGCAGTGGTCGGTGGCCCCGGCGACGACGACATTTACGAGGATGATCGTGCTGATTTCCGCAAATCCGAGCCGACCACCTACATCAATGCTCCATTAGTTGGAGCCTTGGCCTATTTTGTGGCAAACCCTGATGCTGGCCTTGTTCTCACGTAG